From a single Rhodococcus qingshengii JCM 15477 genomic region:
- a CDS encoding amidohydrolase yields the protein MNQLLSNLEFGDPSRLRTVEPHWFELYRDLHAHPELSGDETRTAAIVAEELRRIGGWDVTVGVGGTGVVGVLEGSSGPVILLRADMDALPVAEDTGLSYASRTDGVMHACGHDVHVTALLATCAALSADPTSITGTVVAVFQPAEETGSGARAMVDDGIFDRFPRPDLCLGQHVGPTPAGMLVSKPDILMAASDTIRVVFHGRGGHASSPYACIDPLLMAASFALRIQSLVAHEAATPTAPVLTVGALHAGTAANIIADDAELLLSLRTFSASSRDHMLESVGRIARAEADGAGATDAPDVHAYNGFPATVNTPDATSTVMSDLRQAGLGMHTLSQPLSGSEDFGIFGTAAQCPSVFWHFGGTALQSFDGTALAALAEGRIPPGTPSNHSPRFAPDPAAALPEGVTAMTAAALGALARSA from the coding sequence ATGAATCAACTGCTTTCGAATCTCGAGTTCGGAGACCCGTCGCGGTTGCGAACCGTCGAGCCGCACTGGTTCGAGCTCTACCGGGACCTACACGCACACCCCGAGTTGTCCGGCGACGAAACTCGCACCGCCGCAATTGTTGCCGAGGAACTTCGGCGAATCGGTGGCTGGGACGTCACGGTCGGGGTCGGCGGTACGGGTGTCGTCGGTGTTCTCGAAGGGAGCAGCGGTCCGGTGATCCTGCTACGCGCCGACATGGACGCGTTGCCGGTGGCAGAAGACACCGGGCTGTCCTACGCCTCCAGAACTGATGGAGTCATGCATGCGTGTGGCCACGATGTCCACGTAACCGCGCTACTTGCCACGTGCGCAGCACTTTCCGCGGATCCGACATCGATCACCGGGACTGTTGTCGCGGTCTTCCAGCCTGCTGAGGAGACCGGCTCCGGCGCGCGTGCGATGGTCGACGACGGAATCTTCGACCGCTTCCCACGACCGGACCTCTGCCTGGGACAGCACGTGGGCCCGACTCCGGCGGGGATGTTGGTCAGCAAACCCGACATCTTGATGGCAGCATCCGACACGATACGAGTGGTCTTTCACGGCCGTGGTGGACACGCGTCATCACCGTACGCATGCATCGACCCTTTGTTGATGGCAGCGTCTTTCGCGCTGCGCATTCAAAGTCTGGTCGCTCATGAAGCGGCAACCCCGACAGCACCTGTGCTCACGGTGGGAGCCTTGCACGCCGGCACAGCTGCGAACATCATTGCCGACGACGCCGAACTGCTACTCAGCCTGCGAACTTTCAGTGCGTCGTCGCGAGATCACATGCTCGAATCGGTGGGCAGGATCGCTCGCGCAGAAGCTGACGGGGCAGGCGCCACCGACGCGCCGGACGTTCATGCGTACAACGGCTTTCCGGCCACGGTCAACACTCCGGACGCCACGTCCACGGTGATGTCCGACCTGCGACAGGCCGGCTTGGGAATGCATACTCTGTCACAACCACTTTCGGGTAGCGAGGACTTCGGCATCTTCGGCACCGCCGCCCAATGCCCCTCCGTATTCTGGCATTTCGGCGGAACGGCACTTCAAAGTTTCGACGGAACCGCCCTTGCCGCGCTCGCTGAGGGACGGATACCACCCGGCACGCCGTCCAATCATTCACCGCGCTTCGCCCCAGATCCCGCCGCGGCCCTACCCGAAGGTGTTACAGCCATGACCGCGGCCGCGCTGGGAGCCCTTGCGCGGAGCGCGTGA